The Lacerta agilis isolate rLacAgi1 chromosome 14, rLacAgi1.pri, whole genome shotgun sequence sequence ccacagagcctagggcttgctgatcagaaggtcagcggttcgaatccccgccatggggtgagctgccatttctcggtcccagctcctgcccacctagcagtttgaaagtatgtcaaaagtgcaagtagataaataggtactgctctggcaggaaggtaaacagcgtttccgtgcgctgctctggttcgccagaagcaactttgtcttgctggccacataacctggaaggtGTACGCGGGCTCCcgcggccagtaacgcgagatgagcgccgcaaccctagagtcggacacgactggacctaatggtcaggggtccctttacctttaagtaatgGGTGCTTGGTACACAACTTAATCACATTCTGAGTGAGCAAGCTCAGGCAGTTTTGTGTTTGCATGTGTACATTTTCTATGGATGTCAAATAATCCAAGTTTACACTTGAAGCAATGAAATGCCATGTGTAGAAATGGGTTACAATAGAGTTAAACACCACCTCCAATTATTATGGGTTGGAGTTAATACTTCTTAGCTTGCTCTTATAATTACTTTAATTTTTCTATCCAGCTGTGTGTTAACTTGTTAATAAATAAACAGTCTTTTCTTCTGGGCCTACAAAGCAAGTAACTCTGTATTATACTAAGTAAGAACATAATACTATGGAAATTCCATTATGGTATCTCATTTCATTATGGTAAGATTCAGTTCTAGAGTAATGCTATGGCTGACAGCTTTTAAGCATGAAGATGGAAATTCTGAAAGTTCATGGTAACAAAGAAACATTCCTTTTACTGTTTGGCCCTGGTGTCATACTACTTGGAATGTGTAGATATGTATATGTGATTACAAAACAGGTAGAACTATTTATGGGTGTGCCTCTGAGAGCCAGAACATGTAAAATAGTAATAACAATACATGTGACACTAATATTTCCTAAGCAACATACTAAACCTCAGACTCCCATCTCAGGCTGCCATTTAGGCTTTTAACCAGATGAGGAATATGATTCTCAGCTTGTTTTGAAAGTCTAAGTAGGCTTAACCCCTATGTCTCCCTTGGCTCAGAGCAGGGGAGTTGAGGGCAGACAAACATCGGCTACTGGTATTCCCTCTCTGGCCATGCTCAGTGGGGCTTAGGGGAAAAAAGGCATCTGACAGGGGAGCAAGGACAATGCCCCCAATCTCTGTGGAGGAAGCTTATTTATATGTCCACTTTAAGTGTAACTGTGACTATACCTTTAAGTGCACTTCCCATATCTATTTTAAGAGGTTAGTCCGTGTTACATATAGTCCTTTAATAAAACTCACTCTTGAGCAACTCATCTGACCTGCTTATCGTTAAACAGATATCATTACCATCCAGTCTGCTCCCTGTGTCCCACTAAGCTCCTTCCTTCATTTTGGGACTTTTTATACAACTCCCTGTCCCTCATCCTGCATTCTGCCTAAGGCACAGCAACTACCTCCTTCCTTCTCATCAAAGACTGAGAATGCCCCACCTGTCTTCTCTCACAAGTCCAAAAGTGGGCCCACCCTTAAAGGACCAGGCACCAGCAAAATATTAGAATGTTAActtaagtttggagcttgctatacaaaaataatcacatttcatttatttgtttgcttagaACTATCCAGTTTTTCTACCAAaattctcaaggcagcttacaacgtTATAAACTGCCATGAGAAccacataatcaaaacaaaacacaaactagCCCCGAAGGAGCTGGCATCTGATGTTCTTTCCTACAGGAATAGCCCTGTATGCCAACCCTAACATCATTAGGGAGAGTTGCCTCATGCGCGAGAGAGAAAGGATGTGAAGCACTCACATATTCCATAGTACTTTCCCACAACGTATTTCACCTCTGGTACTATGTGTTGTCTTCCACATGAAGTTCCAGATTCAATGTAGTAATTCAGAAGGAATACTTTACTAATAAGCAAACACCCATATAGGTGCACTAACTATCCACCAGCTGAACTTAACCTTCTCTAACTGAGCAAACTGACTTGTTATTCTCTTCCTTTTAAAGCCACAGTAACATATCGGCATGGGGGGTGTGCACAAAGGGGGTGCTGCAAGATaggagagaaaggaaggtgtGGAAATGGGGGGTGATCTGTGTGCAAAGGAGAgttgaggaaagggggagagtGGAGCAGAAATGGGGTGAAGGTGAAAAGGGGGCGCTAAATGGGCTGCAAAACGGAGGGAGCAGAAGGCATGGGAATGGGAGTGAAAATGAAAGCAGGGGCATGAAAGGAACCACAGCATACCCTATAGTGATGCTATAGGCCATTTAGGCTAAAGTAGTAAAGCGTAGGAGATCCATGACTAGCTCCCtcaaaacagtttttttaaaaaaataaaaatttaaacataGCCAGGGTTGTAGCATGGGTTGGTGGTGCCCAGGGcggagattaacagtctcatgctctaccaactgagctatccctcaacCTATCCGCCCCTGTTCCACAGCAGCTTCAGATttaactctccctccccactgctgCAGCCCCAATCTAAATCACCCCCACACCTGCTTTTAACCAAAGAAAAATAGTTCAGATCAAGCCATGGATCTTCCAACACTTACTTTAGCAAGATCATAGAACTATAGTGTTGAAAGGGGGTagtctaatccaaccccctgcaatgcaggaatctcaagtagatcatgacagatggccatccaacctcttctttaaaacctcaaaggaaCTGGAGGTTTAAGTCCAAttcataaatcaataaaatttaaaGCTTTTCCTGGAATGAACCACTTTGGACAGCTGGAAGGGGAATAGCTCTCCAATAGAAAAATTAACTGCATGTAGACCATtggctagcatgagtttggccaaactgcgagaggcagtgaaggataggggtgcctggcgtgctctggtccatggggtcacgaagagtcggacacgactgaacgactgaacaacaacaacagaccattGGCATACTATGCAGGAAGTTTTAACAAAGCCATTTCCTTAATATGTTGCTTTTCTATGTacagtaaatgtgtgtgtgtgtgtgtgtgtgtgtgtctgtctgtctgtctgagacAGACAGAGAACCTGAAGGAACCAACAAAACACAAACGTACGCCTGTGGCCTTAAAGTTAATTCATTTGACTGTATTGACAATGATCCCATGGCTCTCATGATTACTCATATTTTTCTAATGCTGAGCACCAGGCATTTGAATGTACAGTCACACCTATATATCTGCCCAAATCCCCAACAAGTAAAGCCAAGGTTTACACAGAACTATGCTGATTTATAAAAGTTGATTTTCCCAAGCTGTAGGAAAATGTCACCAAACAAGAATTTCTACTTAATGTCCGGCCACACAGATACAATGCACTCAATGGAAATAATTCAGCTTCCATAGCAATATGTAGGCACATGGTGCCACCTAATGAGGGCTGGCGCATACAAATGGGGCAACCACCTGACAGAATCCACAGGTGCGGCAGATCCCAAAGTcgatctttatttccccctccttgttcttgatgcagatcttcactcaccccttcttccctggcagggagcaCGGTGCCATTTGTGGTTCCTTGAGGTGCCAAAATGAATTGGGCTGGCCTTGCATCTAATATTATGTATGCTTATCCAGACGTCTTTGTTAAGTACAGCTgtgtttactcccaggtataCGTGCACAGAATTGTAATCTTAAGATGGCGACTAATTCAATAAGGCTAATTTTATGTAGGATATTAACAATAGATGAGGGAgccactgctttttaaaatatacctGAGAACAACAGACCCCAAACTATACTTGGTATCGGTAGCCTTTACAACGCTCATCATAGTCCTTGTTCCTGTATTATCTCATCTCACTGGATGGAGTAATAaatgtacaattaaacaaataactCATCACAGGCCTCCGTTATCaatactcatttatttattgacaTTTATATATACTGCCCATCATGCCAGCATCATAGGGTGGCCTTCCACAGAACcgcaaaaatacataacataatagcaAACACAACGCACAGCCCGCCACTGCTCTTCCatgtatgttttaaagcaattATTTTCCAATACAGTTTCATAAATCAGCGCGTCAGGATGAGGAGGGCTCTGTTCCCGAGCCTGCTCTTCTCTGGCTCCACTTGCGACCTGGCACTTGCGCCCATTCCTAGAACATGACTGATCCTTCTCTGAGGGcggttttctttccccctttacttTTTTTTCGGCCTGAAGCTCGGAAGCCCcgaggagaaaggagaggagaggagagccttCGCCTGCCGCGGCTGCGCTGGGCCTTAAATCTCTCTTAACTCCAGGCGGATTGGCTCGCCTCCAGGCTGCGCTCTGGAAGAAACACGGCACTGCTGCCATGTTCTAGACCACGAAGCAGGGATGCCGGCAAGTGCCCGTTAGCAATAAGGCTTGGCGAACGCGAAGCTCGGAGCTGCCTATTGCCATGATGTGCCAAGCGACATACAGCATAAGGGCGACGCGGATTTATTggctttatttcatttctttataCAGCGTCAGGGTGTTTTACTGGGAGAAACGAGCCACACCATAACCATTATTCCTTTCCTTGAAGTGAAACTCGGCTCAAAGCTTTGCAGGTGGCAGCACTTGCTGCCTACTGACCCAAAGGAATCAGGGCGGagcaggtttattattatttttggcgcCTTATTCCACCCCCGCCACGCCacgccttttttaaaaaaaactgacacCAGAAAGAAGGAAGGCGGGTCCAACGGCTGAAAGAAGAAGCCTTTAGCAACGGTCGCGGTTAACCTTTCGCGCACGCGCAGCTCGTTACGGGACAGGGGCCCGCGAGCCGGCCGACACTGCGCACGCGTGCTGCGCGCCTGAGTGctgtcgggggtgggggtggtgcttATATAGTGTTGATGCAATGTGGCGCAGGCGCACTTCAAGCCTGTCTGTCAGAAGCTTCCGGGAAGATAGAAGCAGCCGCAGCTGCCCAGGTGAGCGGGAGGCGAGCGGCTGAGGGGGAAAGGGACGTGCTCGCCTCGCCCGCCTCCGGTCCTGAGGGAGAGGAAGGCGCAGCTCCTCTCGGGGATAACTGGTAGGTGGGCTAGTTCCGAGTTCTGGCTTTTTGCGGGGAACGGAcggctgctattattatttttattagaatTCGTTAGTCCCTCTGTCTTGCCCACGCCAATCCCAAGCGCCTTACAAACCAACCAAACAGACCAACCCTTCCCTCATATATACCATTGCAACCAAGTGggtggaggggaaaaaagaaaagaaaatgcatttaaaataatcatACTTCAAACCAAACAAACAGACTAACCCCTTCAAACACATAGGTAAATTAAAACCAagtgggagaagaaagaaaatttatttaaaataattgtaGCAATGTAAGTTATGCCCATATACTTTCTTGATGAAAAAAAATACAGAATCAAGATAAAAGATGGACTGATAACTTGAAACTGCACTGTTCAGTGATATCCCATATAATTGTGTGATTTTGTTCTGCATAGTCACCTGTAGAAGAAAGCATAAACAAAACAAGCTGATACAAGTAACATAAGGTATGAAACAGCTCTTCCACTGTTATATCCACATATATATAGGATTGTAACAGTCTGGCTGGGAAAACACCTTACATGCATGCAGGTAAATAATTTTTAGGCAATTCTGTTCCAGGTTGGTCAAAGGGAGGCGGTTTCCCCCTTggtggtgtgtatgtgttttgtctCTTAGTTGCTAGATAATGTAGGGAAGTGAGCAGTActgacactttggaactccctgcttattgatatTAGACAGGTGTCTTGAGTGCATTATTTCCAGTGCCTGCTGGCATTCTTTTTTAGACAAGCCTTACTCAGATGTTTATGAAGTTTGTATGAGTGTTATTGTGGTTTTCACTTTTTGGTATGTTTCCTCAACAATGGTTGTGAATTTTCAAagtgattttatttttctgttttttgtaaactgctttgaggatttttctataaccaagcagtatataattttaaataaaataaataccaccAATATTTTGCAATGTAGGGCTTTATCATATGTAGGTGAAAggtgaaaaaaggtaaaggacccctggatggttaagtctagtcaaaggcaactgtggggtgtGGTACGCATCTTGCTTCAGGCccagggagctggtgtttgtccacagacagctttctgggtcatgtggccaacatgattaaatcgcttctggtgcaatggaatacctcgacagaaaccaaagcatacagaaacactgtttactttcccactgcagcagtacctatttatctacttgcactggtgtgctttctgcccggacactgaggtccagcaccgagtgccttttggcggttccctcgctgcgagaagccggcagagggccttcttggtaatggcacccaccctgtggaacgccctcccaccagatgtcaaagagaaaaacaactaccagacttttagaagacatctgaaggcagccctgtttagggaagcttttaatgtttgatggactattgtattttaatatttaatattttgttggaagtcacccagagtggctggggaaacccagccagatgggtggggtataaataaattattattattattattattcgaactgctgggttggcaggagctgggacagagcaatgggagctcacccctttgcgcagatttgaaccaccgaccttctgatcggcaaaacaaagaggctcagtggtttagaccacagcgccacctgcatccctactaTCATATATAGGACATGCATAGTTACTAATGAGTTACCACTTTTTTAAGGAAGCTGTGTGTAACAACCAGAGGAGAAAAATGGGTCTTACTTTGCTGCCTGTGGtgctgtatgcatgcacacagcaAAATGGTCTTCACACTGCATGATGCTATCTAATTTCTACACAGAAGTAGTAAATCCATATATGAAACTCCTCATGTGGGAAGCAGGCTGCAGTCAATTTCTGTTGTCTGTTTTATACCCCTGTTGCCTGCATAGTATGTTCTGGAGTCCTGTCTCCTCTCCTGCAGGAAAAACCCAAGATGCAATGAAGGTAGTGTATCTTTGGTGAAAACAGGCACAACAGTTTGAGAGTAGTGGGGCCATTCTGGATTGAATGTAGTATATTTATACTGTAGACCTGAGctctgaaaaaaaacaaaacagtcctGCAAGTTTGAACAAGCCATGCACATTTCATAGAGCAAGGGAGAGAAATGAGCAGCACGTGGTGTAGGGAGAACTTGGCTATGCAGACAAGTGCTAATTATCTTCTCTACCTCCCATGGCTTCACCAATTCAACATCTAGGAGTGAAATGTTGCACATGTTAAAATCTTTATAATGTTTATAAAATGTATGATAGGCTTCATGTGAAAGAAAAGTGTATAGCCCATCTGAAGCATGGGAGGGCGGCTGCTGGCTTCGCTGCGTGTTTATTTGCTGGCATGTGCACCTGTCATTTCAGTTGCGAAGCTGGGAAGAAGCATTCCTCCCCGCCCCAACTCCACACAAACATTTTGAAGCATTTTAATATTGCTTATTTCCCCCATTTTAAGTATTATTAACAGGACATCAAATTGCCGAAATCCCATACAGTAAAATTATTTTGTATGATAGAAATATATTActattaaatatattattatttctatcaCAACAACAGGAATGCAGGTGCTGCCACTTTTGAGGCATTTGAAATCATTACAGCCTGATTTTATGCAGAGTCAAATGTGCTTAAGCTTGTAAATTTCAGTATGTTAAGCATTAGTTTGCTTTCTTACTGTCTTTTGATTTTCCCTCTGTTTTGATGTCCTTCCAAGTTGTTTTGTGGTCATCAATCCTCCTTGCGCCCTGAATTGGGCTTCTTCCCTCCACTCCTCATGAGCTTTCATGCATGCTGTGCTGGGAGTCCTGCTGCCCTATGCAGAGTCTGTCTGGCAGTGGCTGTTTGCTTTTGTGTGAGTGTAGAGACACACAAACCTCAGTCCTGGCTGGACTGCACTTCCCAGGATGCTGAGCAGTGTGTGCTTGCTGcagggaatgctgggaattgtggtccagcaGAATCTGATGGCCACattggggagttccaaagttatcAATCAGGAAACCCACAGTGAATGGATAGTCAACCTCACATGACTTATCTGgcatcagaaaaaaaaatctgtcagtATGAGCCTGTGAAGATGAATAATCAATGAGTAGATATAAAATGGAGCAATTAAACTGGGTGATTGATCTTTTATTCATAATTTGCCTGTCTCTTTCACTGTTGTGTTGCAGGCATTTACTATGCAGCTATCAAGGTTCATGTGTTCTTATTTGCTTAACTTGTCTTTGTCACTGGCAACTGTGTTGGGTCCATTGCTTTTTATAAGAGATGTGTAAagtctctcaatatttaattgcCCTGTTTCTTCAGTGTCCCTTGAGATAGAAACACATCTTCATTTTAAGACTTTGCTCCACAATGGAGGAGACTGGCCGAGAGGCAGTTGCAACAGCTGTGCAGAGAGTCGCTGGGATGCTGCAGCGGCCAGATCAACTGGATAAAGTGGAACAATATCGTCGGAGGGAAGCACGGAAGAAGGCTTCAGTGGAAGCTAGACTGAAGGTATGAAACCTCAGTCCTAACCCTGTATTACAGCTGAGGATGTAATAGTCTAGGTTATCTTTGTAAAGTCTTTATGTGTAGAACTATAGTGCTATAGTGCTATAgtgtcctcctcccctcctcccctctttcccccttcactGTGTTGATCTTAGTTTCTGAAGTGAGGAGCATCTGATTTACCATTGGAGGAAAGCAACACTCCTGTGGCATCTTAATGACTTAACCACACAGTCCtatgatgtctactcagaagtaagtcccactgagttccacagagcttactcccaggttactGGGTACACTATAGGATTGCAGCTAAAGAAGTGTATTTTGAGGCCCAATGTTTCACCAAccagagcccacttcatcagatgcatgtgGGCTCTAGCTCATGAAAGCTTAtattccaaatattttattctttaagaTGTCACaggtccttttttgtttttggaatagCAAACGAACCAAAGCTACCACTATGGAATTTGGCATTCCCCCACTCTCTTCTCTACttctaattattttaaaattagttCATTAAAGTTGGCTCCCTTGTATGTCACTATCTGTGTTTCCTTCATCCCACAACAGATAGGTTCTTAACTAATGTAGTAATTTAATTTTAAGTTTTTCTTTTCAGGCGGCAATCCAGTCACAGCTAGATGGCGTCCGAACTGGCTTAAGCCAACTGCACAATGCACTGAATGATGTAAAAGATATTCAGCGTTCTTTGATTGATGTCAATAAAGACTGGCGGCAAAGTATAAACACCATAGAAAGCCTCAAGGATGTTAAAGATGCTGTAGTTCAGCACAGCCAACTAGCAGCTGCTGTAGAGAACCTCAAAAATATATTCTCAGGTATGAGTCTATAATGAGTGGCCTCACTCTGTGGGTAGAATAGAAATGTAATGCTATAGTGCCATTTTCAGAGGTACCATTAAAGTCTGCTTGAAGCTACCATTTTTCATGCAGCTATGGTTCTGAAACCAGGTTTGTGTGACATAATGTGATTACATTTCTTTCTGATTTTGCTTTTCAGTGCCAGAGATAGTACAGGAGACACAAGACTTGATTGATCAGGGGGAATTACTGCAAGCCCACCGAAAGCTAATGGACTTGGAGTGCTCTCGAGATGATCTGATGTATGAACAATATCGTATGGACAGCAAGAACACCCGTGATATGAACCTCATTGACAACTATTTTGGAGATATGCAAAAACTTTCTGAAGAGCTGGCCAAGCAACTCTGGATGGTCATTCAGAGGTCTCTAGTCACTGTCCGCCGAGATCCCACCTTGCTGGTTTCAGTTGTCAGAATAATtgagagggaagagaaaatagACAGGCGCATGCTAGACAGGAAAAAGCAAACTGGATTTATCCCCCCTGGCAGACCTAAAAAATGGAAGGAGAAAATGTTCAATGTATTGGATCGAACAGTCACCACCAGGATTGAAGGCACTCAAGCAGACACCCGAGAATCTGACAAAATGTGGCTTGTCCGTCATCTGGAAATAATTCGCAAATACGTCCTTGATGATCTGCTGGTGGCTAAGAACCTTTTGGATCAATGTTTCCCCCCACACTATGAAATTTTCAAAAGATTACTAAGCATGTACCATCAGGCACTGTCTTTACGCATGCAGGATCTGGCTTCTGAAGATCTGGAAGCAAATGAAATTGTTAGCCTTTTGACATGGGTTTTAAATACTTACAAAAGGTAAGGGTACTGTCTTTTGGGTGTAGTAGCAAGTAAACATAAAGgaaagatggatagatagatgcaTACAGAGGTGGAAAGGtggattatatttttatatactgCTGAGCCACAAGCTATTATTATACATAAAGCCTTTTTATAGCAGGATGGAACTTTGGTCCATATAGCCCATTACTAATAAATCAATCCATCAATTACAGTGAGCAGATCAAAAGTACAATAAAAGCATATAGTACACCAGAATAACTGAGCATAACAGATTCAAAAGTGAAACATGAAAACAATTATATAGAGCTACAGTAATCCTGAGTGTGCTCCTGAAGATGGTCCTTCCAGTTTCAGATGATGAGTTGTTCTCTTCTTCTCACTGACACTGACAGAAATTTTGGGTTTTATCATCTATCGGATATTTAATATAAAATTGAAGGGCCAACCATGTGCTTCCCAATTCCAGCATAAAACTTACAAAACAGAAGGACATGTTTTTTAGATTCTACTCCCTGATTATTACCCATGAGGAAAGAGAGTTGCCAGAATCTTGCCAGAATAAAAACTTTGCAGCACCAAGCAGATTTCTATATTAGGCATCTAACtgggcaggataataataatttattgcagTTGCACATGGATTCTGTCTGTTCTCTCCAATTCAGCATAGAGATGATGGGAAATCCAGAACTTGCACCAGAGGTGGATGTGAATACCCTGCAGCCATTGCTTTCTCAGGAAGTGGTGGATGAGCTTCTTAGCACATATATGTCAACTCTTACAGTAAGCAATAACAGTAATTTTGCTCACTCCTTCATATGGGGTTGGAATATTCATTATTCTTACTTGGCTG is a genomic window containing:
- the EXOC3 gene encoding exocyst complex component 3; translated protein: MEETGREAVATAVQRVAGMLQRPDQLDKVEQYRRREARKKASVEARLKAAIQSQLDGVRTGLSQLHNALNDVKDIQRSLIDVNKDWRQSINTIESLKDVKDAVVQHSQLAAAVENLKNIFSVPEIVQETQDLIDQGELLQAHRKLMDLECSRDDLMYEQYRMDSKNTRDMNLIDNYFGDMQKLSEELAKQLWMVIQRSLVTVRRDPTLLVSVVRIIEREEKIDRRMLDRKKQTGFIPPGRPKKWKEKMFNVLDRTVTTRIEGTQADTRESDKMWLVRHLEIIRKYVLDDLLVAKNLLDQCFPPHYEIFKRLLSMYHQALSLRMQDLASEDLEANEIVSLLTWVLNTYKSIEMMGNPELAPEVDVNTLQPLLSQEVVDELLSTYMSTLTSNIIGWLRKALETDKKDWLKENEPESDQDGYYQTTLPAIVFQMFEQNLQVATQISEDLKIKVLYLCLQQMSSFLSRYKEEANLYKEEHLRNRQYHLCYVQYMVAIINNCQTFKESIISLKKKYLTPVMEELMTSSHACIDAVLDEVAKEGCASLLDEVFMDLEPHLSELMTRKWLAGSNAVDTICVTVEDYFNDFARIKKPCKKKMTIECHRRVVVEYIKAIMLKRITFKNAEERKEGAERMNREAEQFRFLFKKLTAGSGEETAGLCDVIEAIAEVFKLTDPSLLYLEVSTLVSKHPDIRDDHIAALLTMRGDASREMKQTIIETLDKGPTLPNPNYVPIFKEITVPTLTVPKLLK